The genomic segment GTAACAGCCGCCGATGCGTCTGCCGGGGAGTTCGCCGTCCTCGATCCATCGCCGGAGAGTCGAGGCAGCCGGACGGCGGCCGGTAAACCGGAGGTCTCGGTATTCAGAAATACTAATTAATTTAGCCACTTGCATAAGCTCCCATTGAAGATGGATCGGAGCCGGTGCGTTTAGATAGATACC from the Gammaproteobacteria bacterium genome contains:
- a CDS encoding helix-turn-helix domain-containing protein — protein: MAKLISISEYRDLRFTGRRPAASTLRRWIEDGELPGRRIGGCYYVDLDAEQKRTGNSIADAILETLE